The DNA region CAACGAAGCCACGACCTATTGCAAGTCCGGCTGGGTCTACCATATGATGCGTCGTATGGTGGGGGACAACGCGTTCTTCCCGGCGATTCGCATCTATCTCCAACGCCATCGTCTGTCCACCGCCCAGACGGCCGATCTGCTCGAAACCATGCAGGGAAGGATTCCGTCCGCTGTCGTACCGTGGGAAACGTTCTTCGATCAATGGCTGGTGAAGGCCGGCCATCCCGTCTTCGTCGCCGATGCCGTGCAGAACTGGCTGGCGGATGGACAGTACGTCACCATCGTCACGGTGGCCCAGACGCAGCAGGCGGACAACGTGCCGAATCCCTTCATCGTTCCGTTGACGATCCGTCTGTACGGACAAGGACAGACCAAGGACACGACCGTTTTGATGTCGACGTCGAACTTCCAGGTCGATATCGCCTCGGCCTTCGTGATCGATTCCGTCCAGCTCGATCCCGACGACGATCTGCTCTGCGAGAAAACCGTCAATACTGTCTCGTCCGTCGAGGGTGATGATGCGGTAGCCACGGCCACCTTACGACTGACCGGAAGCCATCCTGTCGAACACGGTATGCCCGCGCAGTTCGTCGTCGAAGGGGCTGCGGTCACGCTGCAGGTCGTGGATGCGATGGGACGCCAGGTCTTCGCTCACGATGCGGTGCCGGGTATCGTTACGGTACCGACGTCGACGATGGTACCGGGCCTGTATGTTGCCCGTCTCGTATCCTCGAAGTCCGAACCCGTATCGACCGTCACCTTTATCGTACGCTGACATGAATCCGGATAAGCAGACGTTGCACGCCATCCGCACGGACTACAGCCGTGCGGAACTCGCCGAAGCCTCCGTGGCATCGGACCCGTTCGTCCAGTTCGGACGCTGGATCGACGAAGCCATCGCGGCCCAGGTCGCCGAGCCCACGGCCATGGTACTGTCCACGGTGGACGATGCAGGACGTCCCGCGTCGCGCGTGGTGTTGCTCAAGGGCATCGTGGATGGTGGACTGCGGTTCTATACGAACTATGCGAGCAGGAAGGGGCGGCATCTTCTGACCAACCCTAGTGCGTCGCTCCTGTTCTTCTGGCCCGAGCTGGAGCGGCAGGTCCGCGTCGAGGGAGTCACGCGGCGTCTGTCGGAAGAAGAATCCTTCGACTACTTCTCGAGTCGTCCGCTGGAAAGCAGGATCGGTGCCTGGGCATCGGCACAGAGCACCGTCACGACCCGCGCCGACCTCGAACGTACCTACCGCGAGCTCAGCGAGCGCTTCGCCGATGGCAACGTTCCGCTCCCGCCGACATGGGGCGGATATGCCCTCCATCCCGATAGACTCGAATTCTGGCAGGGGCGTCCCTCACGCATGCACGACCGTATCCAATATCGCCTGGACCACGACGCATGGATCATCGAACGACTATCGCCATAGCGACGGCCGAAGGAGAACGATCGGTCGTCATACGGCCCGTACGTCAGGACGATCCGATATCGGACATCACCGCCCTCCTTCACAGGGCCTATCGTCCGCTTGCCGACATGGGGCTGCGCTTCCTGGCGACCTATCAGGACGACGACACGACGCGCGAACGCCTGTTCGATGGGATGGGATTCGTGGCCATCCTCGACGACGTCATCGTTGGAACCGTCAGTGCCTATGCTGCGAGCAATGCCGAAGAATGCGCCTGGTACCGTAACGCCGGAGTATGGTGCTTCGGGCAGTTCGCCGTCGAACCGGACCTCCAGCAATCGGGCCTCGGTTCGGCCATGCTGCGATTCGTGGAAGATCTGAGCCGCAGGGAAGGCGGGCTCGAGCTGGCCCTCGACACCTCGGAACAGGCGACGCATCTCATCGACTACTATACACGACGCGGCTTCCGCTTCGTCGCATACGTGAAGTGGCCTTCCACGAACTACCGCAGCGTCGTGCTGAGCAAGAACCTCGGCAACGGTGACGTCACGATCTCAGACGCGGATCGGTAGCATCGCGCAATGC from Candidatus Kapaibacterium thiocyanatum includes:
- a CDS encoding pyridoxamine 5'-phosphate oxidase; translated protein: MNPDKQTLHAIRTDYSRAELAEASVASDPFVQFGRWIDEAIAAQVAEPTAMVLSTVDDAGRPASRVVLLKGIVDGGLRFYTNYASRKGRHLLTNPSASLLFFWPELERQVRVEGVTRRLSEEESFDYFSSRPLESRIGAWASAQSTVTTRADLERTYRELSERFADGNVPLPPTWGGYALHPDRLEFWQGRPSRMHDRIQYRLDHDAWIIERLSP